The sequence below is a genomic window from Lolium perenne isolate Kyuss_39 chromosome 4, Kyuss_2.0, whole genome shotgun sequence.
gtgagagggaAAGTTTGTTTCCTACATTACACAAGTTCTCAATCCCACACAGCAATTTGGAGAGAGGTTCAGAGGAAAAAGATGACAGTATCTTTGTGCAGCATTCAACTTGCTACATTTCTGTTTCTTCTCCCATTTATTCTGAAACTCAAAGCAAGCCGTGGCGATCGCCACAACCCCTACTGAATTCACAAGATCAAATAGTACTTCAAGATGGGGGCCAAGCACAAGGTGCGCAATGGGAGGCGAACCTAGTTTTGGCTAGACTGGTGGACGGGCACGGGCCCTTGCGTCTGACCTTCCCACGCCTTTTCTCATGTTGTGACAACCACTTCGCCACAGTGGAGGGAGTTCGCAACAACGATGGCTGACGTATCAAATTCAGACGCTCCTTCGGTCTCGCCGAGACGGTGGAATGGGAGAATCTTTGCAGGATTTTCGACCTCACTCCCATCATTACGGGAGAGGATGTGGTCCGCTGGACGTTGGAGACATCAGGGGAATACTCCACCAATTCCATGTACTGTAAGTTGTCCCAGGGTGGGGCAATCGCTCACTTCAAGGAGGTTTGGCGCACCAGCGTGCCGCCTAAGATTCGTGTCTTCCTCTGCCAGCTCATTAGAGGTAGGCTTCCAGCGGGGGATCAGCTGGTTAAGAGGAGGGGGCCCTCTGACAGCAGTTGTGCCCTTTGTGGAGAATGGGAAACCTGCGATCACATTTTCTTCAACTGCCACATAGCAAAATTCATGTGGGCAGGGATTTGGGAACTCCGCACTGCTCCTGGAATCCGGGAATCCGGCAGGGACCGCGGATTTCATGGCCATAGTAAATGGCCTTACGGGTCGTCTCCGTAGGTTAGCTTGGTACACCTTCGCGGCCCAGTGTTGGGCCCTTTGGAACATCCGCAATAAGCTAGCTATAGAGGGATCCCTGATCAACAACCCGGCTGACGCCATCTTCAAAATGTCTATTCATATGCAGAgctggagggttctggtcagaccgaGGGACTTACCGCTGCTGGACGCGGCTCTGGACGAGGTTAGGAGGCTTCATCGTCGGCTACGCGACGACGATGGAGGATGACGCTGATGGAGGAGAGGATGCCTGGCCCCTGCAGCCACCTTGATCCTTCACGTGCAGTCGCTTGTGGCTTGCTTGTCTTCTTTATGTTCTCAGACTAGTTGGTACTTGTGGTTTGTAATGACTAAGGCATCAGACAGTTCGTTTGGGGTGTGAGTTGTATCGCTACTATGTTGCCATAAGAGCTTTATATATCAAGCTAGGCCAAGGGCCTTCCCTTTAAAAAACAACCCCTACTGAATTGTGCCATCCCATGACTCGGGACGTGCCACGTACGTGAACACATAGACCGCGTCATCTCCCAGCCCAAACTCCTGAAGACTCACAAACTGAAACCTAACACTTAGACTAACGAAGCAGAACTTTTCGACACCTAACTCTGATGAAACTGAAACTATCCTAACAGCTAGTTTCTTTCCAACAAAGTTTAATCCTAGATCTTGATGCACATCTGTGTTTATTATTCCTTTTAAATTTACATTGTTAAAAATTATTGCAGGGGGTCAGCTGATGTAATTACGCTCTGGATTTAGAATTCTAGGTGCCATGGTTATTTAAAGATCGTAAGTCAACCTACAATGATTCTGTTAGGCGCATTGGATATTTGTTCTTTCTCTCAATCAATATGattattttcataatttaaatcgAGCAGATTAATACATTTATTTCCTAAAAACCAAGGCTTACCATATTATATGCATGTATAGTGCACTGTAGCTACAAATACAAACGGTTTGATACCTCTGGGTGCGCCCGGATATAAGAATCAAGAGCTTCACCAGCTTCATTAATTGCATTAACAAGGACCCATGACATACGTTTAAGCTTTTTCTCCGCCTTCAGCCGCTTATTTCCAGCTTTTTTTTGAGAAATTTCCGAATCTAAGGCAAGAATATCATCTGCACATAGCTTAGATATAATAAAAAACCCATCTCCATCTGTCACAGAATTGCCATTTGCCTTGAACGAAGATCCCGTGCGGATCTTTTTTTGAGCCGCCAGGAGCAAAACTGCTGTTTCGGCAAGCTTTCCATCCTTTATGTATATCCAGAGCTCAGCAAGTAGATCATCTGTTCTTTCTGCAATCAGTCTGGTTGTATCCAAGAAGATCTTCTGCAAAAACGAAAATGGAACATGAACTGAGTACCTTTGGCATTATACACAAATAAGTGGTGTTCAATAACTTCCACCGGTTTTCTCACTGCCAAGCACAAGAAAATTGAATGTTCAAATTTTTTAACATCAACCTGTAGTCACTGCTTCCTTTTCTTGATTAAAAATTTAAAAAGATGTGATACATGGACTACAAAAAAAAGGTTCCACAGGGAAACTATTCTGTCTTTGACAACTAGTACATCAGTAATGACACACTAGAAATTCCACTTGTTACGTTTCAGAAATAGTAATTAATGCTGGGATGAATCTGAGACAAACATTATGGCCCGCACAGAATATGGAGATGCCAAATGTAGTTGAAGAAATAGCAGTACTATGGGTCAACAGGAAAGTTGGACAAACCATTTCAGGCAAGCACAGCAGTTGAATGAGCCTGTAGACATAGTCTCTATTCTCTTTGTCAGGTAACAGATTGTCCTCAAGAAACTTATGCAGGCAAGCGTTCTGAACTGCAACATGTAGTGGGAGTAGGCCCTCGATGACTTCAGGGCCAACCGTGCGCAAATTGGCCAATGCGCCATAGTGGAAGAGCAATTTGATCATGTCAGTAGAGAACATTTCAGCAGCTTGGTGGAGGGGAAAGTACCCACTTTGGTTCATGTAGTTGGGATTGGCACGGTATCCATCGAGCTCAGGAGCCTTGCCCTCCAAGGCAACTTTGGCACATCGCAGGGCATTTTGCACAATCATCTGATTGAAAGTCTGTGGGGTTATGACGAAACCCCAAGCCAAACCCACTCTGTCATTCTCGAAtaagttgaggaaaagcttgacacTATCTTTTTCCAGGATGGACGCCAGGCGGGGTAATTTATCGAAGAAGGCATCATTTGCCATCTTAGATTTATCCATACAAAAGTGAAAGGGTGAAAAGGTAATCAACGATCCAATCAACAAAGTTTAATAGGGAAAAAAAAGACAAGCTGAAATGCATCGTATGACAACAAAGCACAAACATTGGAACACACAAGCTAAGTATTCACAAGTACTGCAGGGAtgaaaactgaaaagacaattaTAACTAAATGATTTTTCAATCCAATTACAGTAACGTGGACAGCAAAGAACCTCATGAGTACGATCTGGGATGATTGTATGAGTTGCTCTGTAGGCAGCAAGAAAAGCCTGTTTTCGATCCATCCACTGAAACAGAGAATATGCAAGCATGAAGTGGCATGTGTAAGAAAAGGAAACAGAAGTAGAGCGAAATATCATATATGAGGTTTAGTTACCGCACCTCCTTGATTAATTTGATATGGCTAGTAAAATCTTTACAAGGACCAGGTGCACAAGGAGGATAGGGAGGATTCGAAGGATCAATTGCTTCCATGTTTGATACATCCTTAGCTTGACGATTATCTTCACCATAAGCAGCTTCAGTTGCCTTCTTTTCATTCACTATCTCCATTGCTGAAGAACAGGCGTGGATTCTAGTTTCAGTGTCTATTTGCCTGAAAGTAAGTGCAGAATTACCATCAATGTCATTACCATAACATGTTTAGTTTGATACTTATTTTTTATAGAATTTGCGATAGCCTGAACACTAGATTTTTCAAAGAAACCTCAAAATTACAGTTAGTGTGGCACTTCTATCATTTGGCAAAAATAGCCGCCAGTTCGCTATACAGAAAATGATATTGGTCTATCTGAAGCCAGTGCGATGCCCAAAAAGGTTCACAGTTTCAAATTCAGAGATTGCAAACTTTGACCAACAATCGCTTCAATGTACTGTGTCCTTGCCAAACAGTACTACCTGATGAATTTAAGTCATTTAACGAAATGAGGCCTGATAGTGTGTTGTAATAGTCACACACGGTAACTGCCAACGCTGATGTCCAAGAGTATTATAACAAAACGAGGTCTAATGTATACGAGAAACACGGTAAATGCTCCAGAAAGTATGGATGGTTGAAGCCGAAGCATATGTGCAGAAGATTAAAAAGTATGCACGAGCGTAACACACAAATTTGTCTCACGCATGACACTCCGGAGTCCGGACCGAAAGTACGGATGACTGAAGCTGAAGCATATGCACAAGATTAAAATTCTATGCATACTACCGCAGATCTATTCGAGCTCGAAGGTACTAGATATAATGAAGGCTAATCTTTTTTCCAAAATCAGTAGAAAGAAGCTTTCGATTGCGCAGTTCGTGTGTAGAATTGAATGTATTGGGAAGAGGGAGAGGATCTGGGGTTCTGCGATTACCAGATGAAAGCAAGCACGGCCGGTTGGGGATCGTAGGCCGGGACGAGAGGAGGCACCGGTGAAGATAGGGTTTCGCTCGATTGCGCCGTCGCCGGGTTGCCGCTAGGGTCTTCGCGCGGCCTCGCTCCTTATTTCGCGCGCTCGAGGCAAAGGAATAGTGGTGCGGCTGCGACTCGGCGCCTGGCTCCTGCGAGGACCTTTTTGTTTGCCTTTTTTTTTCAGATCTCCACGGAAATAAGCTAGGGAATTATGTCACGGCCTACCGGTAAATAGTTGCGAGGGAAACTTTTTTTTTACGTGGTTCACTAAACTCTCAAGTTGTCATAAAATGGTCATCACCCGCCTTTTATGAGCATGCAGATTTGTCATAAAACCTTTGCGTGGCTTCATACAAGGTGACTCGGGAACCCTAAACCACTTCCGCCAAGACCCCTTTGTTGCCGCTGCCATAGGCTGTCACCGCGGTGGTGGCGGGAGCCCTCAGCTCCAAAGGGGTTGGGAAGCTCACTGTGGAGGCGGATGCTGCACATCACAAAGATCGAGGAGCCCAACTCGGCACCGAACGAGAGGCTCCACTGACGCTAGCTAAGCGGTAGTGGTTAGGCggctctccagcggcgcgacggagGGCCATCTGCGTAGTGGTGGACGACATGGTCGTGTGGGCTCTCTTGGTCGTCCATGGAGGTGGGGAGGGACCAGTCCTTAGCAGGCGGAGGCGTGCACGGTGGTGGGCGCACGACTGTGAGGAATAGGCGAGGCAAATGCGGTCATATAGTGGTGAGGCGGCGACAACAACGAAACTGGCGAGCGTGAGGGAGGTGGCTACGTGGGCTTGATCTAGGCTTCGTGGGACGTGGCTATAGCCCTTCTAATTAATGTGTGGCGCTGGTTCCTGGATGACACAAAGGTTGCCACATCCTGCCATGATTGTCATTTGACGCCCGTCTATATATGATCTTCATCCCCGACGGAGACCAATTCCAACGAGATGTACACAGCTCATCTCCCCGCCCACGATCCCTTCCCGCAAGGAAGGAGGGAGCAAATGCTAAGCATTGCCCTCATGAAATGTGGTGCTTCTAAATAAAAAAGGTAGTATGCCTACCTAtagggctataaagaaagcacttgtgAGAGGcaacctagttattttatttttgaTTCCGTTTTGAGTTTTTTTTTACTATTATATTGCAGTCCGTATGTCATTaaaaatgtttgatgtcaaacatCAGGACCATCAAGACCATCTAATCCTACTAAACACATCCCGCTTGATATCTAACCTTCCGTAAGATCCACCCTTCTCAAAATCTCCTAAGCATCTATCACTTCCTAAAATAACATTAGGAGCATTACATCACGGGATCGCCACATTCAGCAATGATTTTGGTATAAGGAAAGTTATCAGGACGGTATCACCGGAAACTTCAGAACATGTAAAGCAATCAGGTTAGGAGCACACAGACTTGCCACCAGTGCCCACCTCGCACAGGCGCATCTCTCTCTTGTTCTCTCGCGCCTCTCTTATTTTGCGcccagcaccaccgccaccgcaccGAGGTCCCAGCCAACGCCACGAAAGTTGTCGCCGCCGCAGAGAGGCTGATTCCCGGCCACCCTTGCCCCGGAACGACACAACATCCTCATGATCTCCAGGGGCCTCCACCGAACGAGATAGCCACCACTATGCGCTCGCTCCGAACCTGTGTTGCATCCTTTCGAGCGCATCACCGTCTGCCACGAGCTCTATGCCCGCCGTACAGGTTCCTCTATTGCATCCGTGTGAGCGCGTCGTGCTCTTCCATGGTCCTCTTCCCTAACCCCTTTTCATCTTCCTTGCGCCTGATAGGAGGAGTACGCTGCACTGCATGAGGAGATTGATCATAGGTCGTCGTGGAGTTGGACAAGGTCGCTTGCCAGCTCCCAAGCTCGAGGGTCCAGGTCAACGAGCTGGACAAGCAACttacatgtttgatatctttcttcaTATCTGTTGGACGTTGGTGAGACCAACTACAACTCATTCCCCTTTGTGACACAGATTAGCTGTATTCTGATGTGAGGAATAATGAATGGATGGTGCTATTTTCCTAGGATTTTGACATCACATCCAAGCAAGAAAACTAAGGTATTATTCAGATCAACTGAAATGATCTTCTATATTTTGAAACTAGATAAATTATGTACATCTGTCTGTACATTTTATACCATCAATAAATGCGCTCAAATAGTAGATGCAGGAGCTATACCGGATCACACTGGTTTAGATCCTTGCCTTCCCTAGGTTGGACTTAAGGTAGAGTATCATGGTCACCAATTACTGGAGGTGCTTTTGTCTCGGTCTGCTGGCAGAGATGGATAAGCAAGTTAAGGTGATGCCAGACGCTGACTTCTATCTTGGTTTTACCGGAATTCTGTTATGATTCTCTACACCATTACCATACTGGTTTCCTTATATTTTGGTGTACGTGGTACATTTGTACCTTAGATAGAGGATGCATGTGGTGAACTTTCTTGATGGAGATTACTAAATCCGGAGTCACGGTTGTTCGTCGTAAAGAACCAAAGATGCTTCCTCATTCTCTACTACTTATTAGTAAACAGTAAAACTCACCTAGCTAGGAGCCTCCACAGCGATTTTAAGTTCTACACCGTCCGATTTAATCATTTAACGATCTGGATCTTACCACGTTTTTTACTTCGTTAGATCGCGTCAAATGGGCCAGCGTTCGTTGCTGGGCTGCTACTCCACAAAATGTGTTAGGCCGCACCTGGTTTATCGGGCCCGAATCGGTTACATGGGCCTAGCGGTCATGCCCTTCTGTAGTTCCCGTCTCACAGGTATCGCTAGCTACGCTAAAAAAAAGGTATCGCTAGCTACGCTAAAAAAAAAGGTATCGCTAGCTCCCCTAAAAAAAAGGTATAGTCGCTAGCAAAACGAACGACCCTCGTTGTTCTTGTTGCGCCGCCGATGTACCGTCGAGCGCGCCTTTCTTTCTCTGCTCCGCGCCGCCATTTGTCTTCCGCCAGTGCCCGGTCAATATTGATTCACGCCACCAAATAACCAGGGATCCAGTTCTACCATTGTTGTATTGACTGCTGGTTGCCGATTTACCTCCATCATGCGTCGATTAACAAGAGGCCGCCCAAATACTTGGCTTCTTCTCCGGCATCGGTGCCGACACAGTGCTATGGCACACAGGAAACGGAGTGCGCTCGCTCCATGTGGGCCTGGGCTTCTTCGATTTACCTGCAGACCCGACAGACCCAGCCCACGATCCGAGCGACGCCTCCCCTCCTGTTCGTACATGCCGCATAATATGTGCAAACTGAAACTGCCGGCGGCGTCGTAATCATGGTGGTATAAATTATGACCCTCCCTCTCCTGTAATTATGGTGATTTACTTTCTTCTGTCCTTCATATATATTTCCAGGGAGTAAACCATCTTTCTTTGCCTATCGTTCTTCAGCCATTTTCCTTGTTTAGGCTTTCCTGTTTGCTCACCTACCATTCTTCCTCTCTGCAATTGCATGGACACCAACATTATGTAGCCAACTGACTTACGTTGTTTGTTTCAGGGGTTGCTCGTGCTCGTTCTTTTGGGATTTGTATTCAGGAACTGCTCACATGAAGTATCTGACCTTCATTTTCTACCATGGCTGCTGGACAGGTGTGGGGAACCCCGggggtcgtaggctagacaaacccagatcaccatctggcataagcctaacctagatctctagggcctacagcgtgagaatcggtaacacaacagtgactctacaactcaaagagtaatacaagctcatagctgagcgaaaaaccaaagtattacaagcagaggtcactgacctgacaattcatcaatcaacggaagcgaagttatgctattctaaatagcaagatagcaaaaggcctaagaggccaggagcataacggcgacgtcccagcccatagttccaggctgccacctgagaatcccaagctactcgtcgatgttgacctagaaaccttcatttgttggagcgtcttcgtctgaaacaaagcatgcaaagctgagtacggggactcagcaagacttagtacaacctgttagcaaagctggtatacgaggctttatgtggagcttattttgcagaaagccagttttcctttgtaaaacaagagggagcagaagctcgtctactcAGATcgttttaaaaggggataagagagcggtatcactagctctactgatcatcatattgaatccaccgaatcttcatcatcagctgaacctatcaactaggagcaccccctcgataccctgaggagggatccttaacacacattgattccaagttttacgattaggttcatgttatctatgatcacagaatccatcaccaagtcgtccgtaaccgtggacacggcttttcgaaaagatttaccctgcaggggtgtacaactttacccacacgcgccgaccgactcttagcgccgtcatgtacacgcttccttggcgtgccggcagagggtgatcgaacaaaacctttcccttacttcgcctattccatgagtcaatctaactggggaactccgtcatcgtaggtagccattctccgaagcggtcccggtcattgtgtgcaggggatccagttcaatgcctccagcatccttcaccctagccacgtccatgtatgatgcacctttgaaaaccttttccacgccttcgccatgcagaatgccaaatggaactcgcaaactaattgactcatgggtaatctaggcaagttcgggccaaggggttcccatgggccccgtgtggctgtacgctcagtcttggttccgaaggcgagaactcaggtcctagtatcggcgagaacgagtcaaatcaccacatccccatgtggcggcccatccaagcctttaagcatatttattatcatcactgatcttaccacatcatcctgccatactaggttcattcgcagctctgattcatcaaccagatggatcagaattcgtcaactaagcatggctaagcatattcgatataacagctctagcgatgcacacgagctcaaacctagttttgctgggagcaaTGGATCAGAGTAtataggctacaaggatggtaaatacaatacacataggataactatccctgccgataaaacatattggaaacgaatgcaatatgtagaaaccaaaagtaaaagcatttcgaaatcataatatgaaccaggctagggcttgcctttgtccctgataaaccaatatggatcttcgatgatcccatgcttgacttatTCTTCGATGGACAAGTACTGagttgttcttcgatggatcttcatcgtctcgggcacttgctctatcgatcgcgaagaagcaaacaccggaaaggtaaaacaacaatcaacacatggcatcgatgcaatgcacatacaagtatgatgagatgacatgttaattagttactgaaataaccctaagacatcatcaaATTAACAGGGGTTCGACGGGactagggttagtagttccggaGCCCTAAGAGGGGTTGATTTcgttcttctaaaacaactaggtTTAAAGTTggttaacaatgcatgattttgtaaccaaattgtagatctcatttttctgaaaattttgatatattatacatatttttatgatttaaaatgaataagttatgaattttacaagttttattcattttaaatcatttctgaaaATCTCGGAAATTAATAAAAACCTGACAgactggacccacatgtcatagttTTAATCATTTCCTAAATATTTACGAAAACAATAAAATCCTGACAAGTTTACCCACCTGTCAATATATTTCCATTtacagaaaaataaaagaaaacaaaagaaaagggcGGCGGGGCCCACCGGGGTCAACCTGGTGGTCAACAACCTGCGGCTCACCGCCGGTGACCATGCAGAGGCGGCGTTAGCGCGCTCCCCTGCACGCGCGGAGAGGCGCGTCGGACGCGGGCGGCTGCGAGGAGCAggctggtggcggcgccgccagcTAAAGGtggccggagcatcgccggcggcGATGCCGAGCGGCGGCCGGGGCAGGTTCGCGTGGAGGCGGCGATAGGGGGCGTAATCGGACAGGGCGAGGGCACAGGCGGGTTGAGAAGCTCACCGCGGAGCTCGAGGAGGTGACGGCAAGGCCGGAGGGGGTCCGTATCGCCGGCGAGCTTCGACGGAGCGGCGGCCGTCTGCGAGGTAGAAGGGCGTGGCGGGGTCGACTGGGGGCTTCCCGAGCCGATTCCTTCGGCTGGAAGGTTCATGGCGGCGAGGCGGAGCTCGAGGGAGGGTCGCCGGAGCCTGGGGATGGCCGGAGACGGCGGGGGAAGGGgtggccggcgagctagggtttggccTACGCGCGCGGAAGAGAGACAGAGAGTTGGGGATTGGGCGTCCTAGGGTTCACTGGCGGCGGCAGGGCGCTTTATAGccgccggcgggcggcggcgttCATCTCAACGGCGAGGAGGATCGGGCGGCTGCAGCGCTGCCAGGCAGCAGCTTGGAGGCGCGGGGGAAGAAGGAGTtttttgcagaaaaccccctgcAACTTCTGTCGGGCTGAGGTGGCTCTGGCTAGGCCGAGCTGGGCCGCTTGCTGGGCTGCGCAAGGAGAGGGGAAAGGGGGAAATTGGGCTGCTGGcccaggggagagagagagagaggagagttcTCTCTCCTTTTTTTCAACAAAAACTgttttttttctttattttgtttcaaACTTCTTTTGCTATTTGAAATTGTTTTGT
It includes:
- the LOC127295736 gene encoding uncharacterized protein, encoding MDKSKMANDAFFDKLPRLASILEKDSVKLFLNLFENDRVGLAWGFVITPQTFNQMIVQNALRCAKVALEGKAPELDGYRANPNYMNQSGYFPLHQAAEMFSTDMIKLLFHYGALANLRTVGPEVIEGLLPLHVAVQNACLHKFLEDNLLPDKENRDYVYRLIQLLCLPEMKIFLDTTRLIAERTDDLLAELWIYIKDGKLAETAVLLLAAQKKIRTGSSFKANGNSVTDGDGFFIISKLCADDILALDSEISQKKAGNKRLKAEKKLKRMSWVLVNAINEAGEALDSYIRAHPEVTSAMQVSHVHVLERVSSILKNHGVFPTGECINTGNLCPYEQQLSRSSNGELPVKDDVHGTVEKAARKKRPKGWELEYTRRSFFPYWKSVLSQLQDMSPMIKLQTIQETEENWNRSVAERSSPISNNNLGLLGRIPQLTSNQQSRRLFGTTASIVLKLLKHA